The Quercus lobata isolate SW786 chromosome 9, ValleyOak3.0 Primary Assembly, whole genome shotgun sequence region GGTAATGTTATATGGGTCCtatctttttgcctttttttctcacaataaATATATGCCAAGAGAGCACAAAATTGATGAGCCATGCAATCTCAAGTTCGGCGTGCTGCCTGTGCCCATAGAAGATTTGCAGCTCTCTTTGAAGATGGAAAATatcatgcattttcttttctgGTCCTTTGGAAGCACATTGGATCCATGGGCAAGGCTATTAGGCctctgaagaagaaaaatgaaaacttttgtTTTGTCAAATTATTGTGCGTGGTGTCGTTGTGTAGTTGGTGATCGCGTCAGTGAATTGTCCGGACAGCAccatttttaataagatttcaTATTGCTACTATacatttgataaataaaaaaatatgagaaaataatCAAGTATTTGTTCAAAGAACAAGACTTAAGTACAGTATTTTAAATGCTGTTCTTTGTGTGCGACTCTTAAGATTCAATTATGtgactatttaactaaaaaatatattttcattttataacaaaaattttacagGACAGAATTTTAAAAGTGAAAATTAAGAAACAGCACCCgtcttgttcttgttcaaatAATTTGGAATTGGGGGATGTGAGCAGTGAGcacatttatttattggtaAGGTGTTTTATTTTGGGGGAGGGAAAAAATGGCAGAACTTGAATGTGCAGATTGTTCTCCTGGCCTACAGTAGATTCAACAAAGTAGATTAATTTTACGAGGAAAGTAGGatgtattgttgtttaaaatttgtgtcttctctttttctataTTAAAATGTGTGCGGTATTGtatataagtattttttttttttcagaaaactCTCGTTTTTggtataaaacaaaaatattttggaaatttcaaGTTTGATTTAATCAAACGTACAAATgcatttactcaaaaaaaaaaatcatattaaactCTTCTTTCATTTCAAACTTTATTTCTTTCAGAATAAGAAGAATTCAAACTTTAGTCATTTCTGGTTAAATTGAACAATTCCATCGgaataaattatactttttttctttttataatttgataattataatgACGGTGGTGCTAGCTAATTGAACTATAAGGCTCTTGGTGATTGGCATGATAAAAGAGAGAAGCATTTTTATAAATCCTACAAAAACAGTTTAATAAAATGGTATATTGAAAAGGACAAGataattgataattttcttttatattttttcttgtaaaaatgATGGGTTATAAGATCTAATTTATGGTCCAAATTCACTCCAAGTTAGAACTTAATGAAATCACCACTGCtattaaaatgacaaaagaaaaaagatttatgGATGAAGTAATATATAATTGGAGTACCAAATTATTACGGTTGCATATTGGAACCGGAAAATAAAAGGtcaaaatataacaatataatCACCTATAATTTATTGGCGTTGTGTCTCGCATTCTTCTTTTGAAACACAacatggatatatatatatatatatatatttatatttatatgtatgaaGATTGAGGAATGGATAAAAAATCCAACAAGTATTTTAGCTCCCAAAAAAGTATATTAAAGTTCCAACAATAGCACCATTGATATGCATTATTGGTTTTGAATgactatagtttttttttttttgagaaacaaatacacacacaagggagaccccacaatataaattaataacCAATCTCTTGCTAAACTCCACTATAGTAGATTATGCGAAAAGAGAGCCAGGTCCAACTCCCTTACCCACAGCAAAAAGCTTTAAAGCTTTAGCCCAAAAGCGTAAAAGGCCCCTACAAAGTACAATAAATAGAATTGGAAACATAAATTGAGAATCTCCATAGAAATACAAATGCCTTGTTATATCATAGATCTCAAAACTAATGTGGTGAGAGCATATCCATTTCTCATCAAGGCTATtgcaaatttaaatataaaatgtttaCACATTAGATTATAAAACACTTATGATgagatgaaaatttgaagtgtAAAATCCTAAAGTTTACATCCTAAAGTTTACatcctaaagtttcaaaatttgaagtgtaaaatccaaatatatccaaaatttagggagtaaaatccaaattttgcaATGTTACAGTGtaaaaatccaaacattccaaATTTCAggaataaattcaaaattctaaaatttgagagtgtaaaattcaaacaaccTCAAATATTATGGTTGCAATTTACGATTTAACTTATTACTTAATATGCTTTTATATAAAATCTGCAAAAGCACGTAGCTTTTATGCTTTAACAATTTAACTCACACAAACCCACATCGGAAATCATATTGACATTTACATACCTTCGGTTCTTATAAGAATTCTACTACAATACAACCCAAGCAAGTCGCATATATCAAGGTCAAGACTCAAAGGAAAGGATGGAGAACTGTCTGCGCATGGCTTGGCAACTCACGCTCAAAGAGATCAGTGAAGggtgcaacaacaaaaatttcgtGATGTCTCCAATGTCAATCATCAGCGCATTGAGCATTCTGGCTTTTGGTTCACGAGGTCGCACGTTGGAGCAATTGCTGGACTACCTTGAAGCAAAGGACATTGATGATCTCAAAGCCAAGGTCTCTCTAATGATGTCTGCTGGTGCACCCGTTGAGAACACCAACAACAACACCAATGAAGGTCTGATTCTGTCTTCTCTTAACGGAGTTTGGATTGATCAGCGTTTCCCTATGAAACCCTCCTTCAAGAAGATTGCCGAAACCGTTTTCGGAGCAGAAACAAACGCTGTGGACTTTGTGAATGAGGTATGAAATTCATCTCATCACAATCTTTGTGCTTTTGGGTTTTACATcaagttattttattacaagtataagagagaatgaaaatgatATAAGTGTAGTATAATTACTagtttttttgagatttttgttaTACTGTCTTAATTTTAGacttttagggttttctaagtTTAGGATATATACTGTTTgaaatagttttattattataaaacgTTTTGTTTTGTACTTTTGGAATTACAATAGGAAACTGCATGTTGATTACTATTCATTCATAATAGTTGAAAATAGTATATATCTCTAGTCCATATCGCTTGTGTCAAGTCTAATAATTAACGTATATTTAGATGAGTTCTTAAGTGCTTAtttattgaaacttgaaagtattgaaaaagaagaaaactccttttttatttttcgtgTAGGTATAGCTTGCCAAATAAACTCTTAATGTAGTTCAAAATATATTGAGCCTCTAGGGATGATGGCTTGCTTTCAGTTTTCTCTTTagtatctaattatttttacataccaAATAATACGAGACATATGCATGAGAATTTAGGTTTTGCTGCCTATGATGCATTATCTATCCGTACATTATTGGTGtccttttttataatttacaaTTTCTTGACTTTGAAATACTTTTGTAGGCTGAGATAGTAACGAATAAAGTGAACTTATGGGCTAAGAATGCGACAAAGGGACTCATCGAAAAGGTTCTCCCACCTGACACTATTAACCATAAAACAGTATTCATCCTTGCCAATGCACTCTACTTCAAGGGAGCTTGGTTAAATGCTTTTGATGCGAAATTGACTCgacataaatatttttatccCCATGATGGAGAACCAATTCAAGTTCCCTTTATGAACGGAGACACAAAGGAGAAACATTTTTATGGATGCTTTAAGGATTTTAAGGTTCTTAAGATCCCATATCATGGAGGACAAGACAATAGGCAATTCTCTATGTATGTTTTCCTCCCCAACATGATAGATGGGTTACAAGATCTAATTCAAAAGTTCAATTCCTCCCCAAAGTTATTAGATAATTGCTTCAAACTAAAAGAAGTATATCTCTCCAAGATGTTGATTCcaaagtttaagttttcataCGAGTTTGAAGCTTCAGAAATCATAAAACATCTAGAATTGACCTTGCCTTTTGATACGATGGTTGCAGACTTCACAGAAATGATTGATTATTCTCTTGAAAGTGACAAAGTTTTCGtatccaaaatttttcaaaaatcttgtATTGAAGTCAATGAGGAAGGTACAGAGGCTGCTGCTGTTACTTGTGTCTCTGCTTGTACATGGTATTCAGTTTCACCCTCACCTCCACGACCAAGTTTTGTGGCAAACCATCCATTCATCTTCATGGTTAGAGAAGAGATATCTGGGATCATATTCTTTGTTGGAGTTGTACTTAACCCCCTTTTAGGataattgatatttgtttgtgTTAAGGGGCTTATTATATTGAATCTcctcaaatttaattttatttggatttgtaagttcaaattttagatacattattttgtgatttttattggTTAAGTTCAAATTACATCTGATGCacctaatattttttaattaagtatgaattttgataaacCCACCGTTAGAATATGTTATCTTTGTATAATATTAGTGTAATATTGCTTATAATTATACCAATTATAACtagttggattcaagttacactttgaataattttataatagttACACTTCTTTTggacaattgataatttatattAGATCTTAGCGATAAAAAATACTTATtacaatatctttattttttcctaGGAATTAGTGATCTAAGCCATTAATCgttcttattaaataaataaaaagcattaaCTCTCCCTAATTTCCATTTTTACCGTATTCTTTCTCTTCTCACTTGTCATAATCTCCCCAACAGCAATCTaagtttatttgatttaatttttttcccttaattatGAGAAGCAATAACTTCGTTGTGAGATTAATTATGGAGTACTGGAGCCTCTGTTCCATGGCCATATCCCgcatgttgtatttttttttttttttttttttttgtttttgcatgtTGTTGTCAATTTGCGTTGCCctttaaattatcaattatttaaaGTAGTCCAAGAAAGAATAAGATGAGGATATTTGGTTGGTTATGTGTGTTGTCCTGGAAAGATTTTTAAGAAGGGAGTAAATTCTAATCTTTTGTAAAACTAGCAGCTCCTCTCATGGATGTATGCCATTAGAGAATTTAGCAAAGAagtgataaattaattatttagaaCCCAAAAAAGGTTGTGCAAAAACGGCAGAAAGtagatatatttatatatattcgaGTTGGAAACCTGTGGATCTAGTGCTAGCAGATAATGTTGTTAGAGCACTGATTTTTTAAACATCGACTTTGGCCATGAGTGTTTTTTATCCTTAATTAGATTTATATGAATTTGGTAGTACCTTGATTAAAATTGGCCATGAGTATTTCAGAAATACTACTCAACATCGTTATCTAAAACAATTGTGACTTTTTCCATGTATTTCTAAAATTTCCCAATACTCTTTTGCCATGTATTTCTATAATTTTCCagta contains the following coding sequences:
- the LOC115962269 gene encoding serpin-ZX-like, encoding MENCLRMAWQLTLKEISEGCNNKNFVMSPMSIISALSILAFGSRGRTLEQLLDYLEAKDIDDLKAKVSLMMSAGAPVENTNNNTNEGLILSSLNGVWIDQRFPMKPSFKKIAETVFGAETNAVDFVNEAEIVTNKVNLWAKNATKGLIEKVLPPDTINHKTVFILANALYFKGAWLNAFDAKLTRHKYFYPHDGEPIQVPFMNGDTKEKHFYGCFKDFKVLKIPYHGGQDNRQFSMYVFLPNMIDGLQDLIQKFNSSPKLLDNCFKLKEVYLSKMLIPKFKFSYEFEASEIIKHLELTLPFDTMVADFTEMIDYSLESDKVFVSKIFQKSCIEVNEEGTEAAAVTCVSACTWYSVSPSPPRPSFVANHPFIFMVREEISGIIFFVGVVLNPLLG